The Nymphaea colorata isolate Beijing-Zhang1983 unplaced genomic scaffold, ASM883128v2 scaffold0101, whole genome shotgun sequence genomic interval TTTTTTGTAGTTCCTACGATGACTTGGGGCTATCGCAGAAAGGGATCGATTTATATAGTACTTTATGGCTACGGTGGCGACTAGATCAACGTGTCATTGCCTCAATAAATAGAGAAGTTCCATCGAAGTTCAATATGAATCTTTGGGCACTTATCATGAGATTTATGATCACTATCGAGTAGTAAGAAGTGTAAAAAAGGAATGCTTTGTATATACATTCGAACTACTGTTGGCCATATTTCCTTTTATCGAGAAATAGAAGAAGCCGTACAGGGGTTTTGTCGGTCCTATTCATATGGTACCTGATATGTGATATCTCTCGGAATCTAGTTCGGTCTGGTTCAACTAGTATCATAATTCCTGAATTTGTAAGTGAATCAAGATCGAGGAAAGGAAGTCTTAGTATCACTGACTCAAACCATTGTCGAATCCTACTCATAGAATATGGAGGTACTTATGGCAGAACGGGCCGATCTGGTCTTTCACAATAAAGTGATAGATGGAACTGCCATGAAACGGCTTATTAGCAGATTAATAGATCATTCGGAATAGCCTATACATCACACATTCTGGATCAAGTAAAAACTCTGGGTTTCAGCAGCCACCGCTACATCCATTTCATTAGGAATTGATGATCTTTTAACAACACTTCTAAGAGATGGTTAGTCCAAGATGCTGAACAACaaagtttgattttggaaaagcaCCATCATTATGGAATGTACATGCGGTAGAAAAATTACGTCATCATCGAGATATGGTATGCCACAGTGAATATTTGAGACAAGaatgaatcttaattttaagaTGACTGATCCTTCAAATCCAGTTCATATAATGTCCTATTCTGGAGCTAGAGGAAATGCATCTCAGGTCCACCATTAGTAGGTATGAGAGGATTAATGTCAGATCCCCAGGACAAATGATTGATTTACCCATTCAAAGCAATTTACGCGAAGGACTTTCTTTAACGGAATATACAATTTCCTGCTACGGAGCCCGCAAAGGAGTTGTGGATACTGCTGTACGAACGTCAGACGCTGGATACCTCACGCGTAGACTTGTTGAAGTAGTTCAACATATTGTTGTACGTAGAACGGATTGTGGAAGTACCCGAGGTATTTCGTGAGTCTTCGAAAGGGGATGACGGAAAGAATTTTGATCCAACGCTAATAGGTCGCGTATTAGCAAACGATGTATATCTAGGTCTACGATGCATTGCTACCAGAAATCAAGATATTGGGATTGGGCTTGTCATCGATTCATGACCTCTCGGGCGCAGCCAATATATATTCGAACTCCTTCACTTGCCGAAGTGCATCTTGGATCTGTCGATTATGCTATGGTCGGAGTCCCACTCATGGTGACCTGGTTGATTGGGAGAAGCAGTAGTATTATTGCGGGTCAATCCATTGGAGAACCAGGGACTCAACTAACATTAAGAACTTTTCATACCGGTGGAGTATTCACAGGTGGTACTGCGGAACATGTACGAGCTCCTTCTAATGGAAAAATCAATTCATGAGGATTTGGTTCATCCCACACGCACACGTCATGGACATCCTGCCTTTCTCTGCTATGTAGACCTATATGTGACTATTGAGAGTCAGGATATTATACATAGTGTGAATATTCCAccaaaagttttcttttggttcaaaaTGATCAATATGTGGAATCAGAACAAGTGATTGCTGAGATTCGTGCTGGAACATCCACTTTCCATTTTAAAGAGAGGGTTCGAAAACATATTTATTCTGACTCAGAGGGAGAAATGCATTGGAGTACCGGTGTGTACCATGCACCTGAATATACACACGGTAATGTTCATTCTTACCCAAAACAAGTCATTTATGGATCTTATCGGGGGGTCCGTGCAAATCCAGTCTAGTGCCTTTTCACTCCACAAGGatcaagatcaaatgaatgttcaaTCTCTTTCTGTCCAAGAGAGATCCATTTCTGACTTCTCGGTGAATAATAATCGAGTGAGACACAAATTGTTTGGCTCGGATCCCCTGGCGAGAAAAGGGCGAAGGATTTCTGATTATGCAGCAGGATCTGAGCGAGTCATATCCAAAGGTGATGGGGATTTCATATATCCCGCCATTCTCCAAGAGAATTCTTATTTATTGGCGAAGAGGCGAAGAAATAGATTCATCATACCATTCCAATATGATCCGGAACGGGAGAAGGAATTAACGCCTCATTCTAGTACTAGTATCACGGTTGAAATACCCGCAAATGGTATTTTACGTAGAAATAGTATTCTTGCTTATTTCGACGATCCACGATACAGAAGAAGCAGTTCGGGAATTACAAATATGGCATCATAGAGGTCGATTCAATCGTCAAAAAAGAGGGTCTGATTGAGTATCGAAGACCAAAAGAATCTAGACCGAAATACAAATGAAAGTAGATCGATTTTTTGTCATTCCCGAAGAAGTCCATATCTTGCCCGGGTCTTCATCCATAATGGTACGGAACAATAGTATCATTGGAGTAGATACACGAATTACGTTTAATACAAGAAGCCAAATAGGTGGATTGGtccgaatagaaaaaaaaaaaaaaaagattgaactgAAAATCTTTTCTGGAGGTATCCATTTTCCTGGAGAAACAGATAAGATATCCCGACACATTGGGATCTTGATACCACcaggagcaagaaaaaaaatggataagggATCAAAGGGGAAAAATTGGGAAGGGAAAAATTGGGTCTATGTCCAACGGATCACAcctatcaagaaaaaatattttgtttcagtACGACCCGTAGTGACATATGAAATAGCTGATGGGATAAATCTAGTAACGCTTTTCCCTGGGATATGTTACAGGAAAAGGATAATTTGCGACTCCAAGTTGTCAATTATATCCTTTATGGGGATGGCAAACCAATTCGAGGAATTTCCCATACAAGTATTCAATTGGTTCGTACTTGTTTAGTATTGAATTTGGACCAAGACAGAAAAGGTTCTATAGAAAAGGTTCAGGCTTCTTCTGCTGAAGTAAGGGCAAATGATCTGATTCGATATTTCATAAGAATTGAATTGGTGAAGTCTCCTATTTTGTATACCGGAAAGAGGAATGATAGACCAGGTTCAGTGATTCCTGATACTGGGTCATATTGCGCCAATACcaatcttttttcttccaaggtTAAAATTCAATCACTTAGTCAACATCAAGGAACCGTTCGTACATTTCTTAATAGAAATAAAGAAGGCCAATCTCTTATagttttttcatcatctaattgtTCTCGCATCAATGTTTCGAAATATCACAATGTGACCAAAgaatcaattaaagaaaaagaggatacCCGATTCCAATTCTTAATTTGTTGGGTCCCTTAGGTACTGTacctaaaattcataatttttccccATCTTATCATTCAATAACTCATAATGAGatcttgttaaataaatatttaatactGGATAATAATAATCCAAAACAGACTTTCCAACTACTTAAGTATTATTTAGTGGACGAAAACGGGAGAATCTCTAATGCAAATCCATGCAGTGACATCATTTTTAATCTATTCGGTTCGTGCTTTCTCCCTCACGATTATTGTGAGGAGACATCCACAACCAGAATAATGAGCCTCGGACAGtttatttgtgaaaatgtaTGTCTATCCAAACACGGAACACGCATAAAATCTGGTCAAGTTATAATGGTTTATCTTGACTCTTTCATAATAAGATCAGCTAAACCCTATTTGGCGACCCGAGGAGCAACCGTTCATGGTGATTATGGAGAAATCTTTTACGAAGGAGATACATTagttacatttatatatgaaaatcgAGATCTGGTGATATAACTCACGGCCTTCCAAAGGTTGAACAAGTGTTAGAAGTTCgttcgattgattcaatatcGATGAACCTAGAAAAAAGGGTTGAAGGTTGGAACGAACATATAACAGGAATTCTTGGAATTCCTTGGGGATTCCTGATTGGTGCTGAACTCACCATAGCGCAAAGTCGTATTTCTTTGGTTAATAAGATCCAAAAGGTTTATCGATCCCAGGGGGTACAGATTCAtaataagcatatagagattatTGTAcgacaaataacatcaaaagtGTTGGTTTCAGAAGATGGAATGTCTAATGTTTTTTCACCCGGGGAACTAATCGGATTGTTGCGAGCAGAACGAGCAGGTCGTGCTTTGGAAGAGGCTATTTGTTACCGAGCCGTCTTATTGGGAATAACGAGAGCATCTCTGAATACTCAAAGTTTCATATCAGAAGCTAGTTTTCAGGAAACCGCTCGAGTTTTAGCAAAAGCCGCTCTCCGGGGTCGTATTGATTGGTTGAAAGGTCTGAAAGAGAATGTTGTTCTGGGGGGATGATACCCGTTGGTACCGGATTCAAACGATTCGTTCACCGTTCAAGGGAATACAACAACATTCCTTTGGAAATacaaagaagaattttttcGGGGGGGAAATGAGAGATATTCTGTTCCACCACAGAGAattattttgttcttgcatCCCAAAGCCAAAGAGTTTCCATAATACATCAGAACAACCATTCTATGCTATGGGATCTAATCCAATCGTTCATAAGAGCGGATTCATTATTAGCTAAGCTAATATAATGGTCATTTGTTAATAAAGAGAATATCGAAACCAAGGGTAAAGGAATTCATAATGAAGCTTGGACCGTGTATCAACGGTTAACCCGCGGTAGAAGGTTCCATTGgaacaattatttatttcagGGTACCTCGTCTCTTTTTTTTAGAGGAAGTGTGGGGATAAATGACAAGAAGATATTGGAACATCCATTTGGAAGAGATGATGGAAGCGGGGGTTCATTTTGGTCATGGTACTAGGAAATGGAATCCTAGAATGGCACCTTACATCTCTGCAAAGCGTAAAGGTATTCATATTACAAATCTTACGAGAACTGCTCGTTTTTTATCAGAAGCCTGTGATTTAGTTTTTGACGCAGCAAGTAGAGGAAAACACTTCCTAATAGTTGGTACGAAAGATAAGGCAGCTGATTCGGTAGCATCAGCTGCAATAAGGGCTCGGTGTcattatgtcaataaaaaatggCTCGGTGGTATGTCAACGAATTGGTCCACTACGGAAACGAGGCTTCAGAAGTTCAGGGACTTGAGAGTGAGAGCCGAGATGGGGCAACTCAGTCGTCTCCCGAAACGGGATGCAGCAATATTGAAGAGACAATTATCTCACTTTCAAACATATCTGGGCGGTATCAAATATATGACGGGGTTACCCGATATTGTAATCATCATTGATCAGCAAGAAGAATATACGGCCCTTCGAGAATGCGTCACTTTGGGTATTCCAACTATTTGTTTAATCGATACAAATTGTGATCCAGATCTCGCAGATATTCCGATTCCAGCCAACGATGACGCTATAGCTTCCATCCGATTGATTCTTAACAAATTAGTATCCGCAATTTGTCAGGGACGTTCTAGCTATATAAGAAGTCGTTGATTAATAATAAGATAAGTCAATTACTTCGCTTCGGGAAACCCAGAGATTCATTGAATCGGTTATTCTTACTATTCCTGAATGTGAAAAAGGAGATTTTCATTGCCGGGGATATATTACGTGattaattcattaattaataTCTGAAATATATGGTTAAGTTAAATTAGTATAAATGGTTGAATCAAAATAATTCCTTCTTAAGTTCCATTTCTGTCAGAGGGTAATATGAATGTTCTACCATGTTCCATCAACGCACTAAAGGGGTTATACGAGATATCCGGCGTGGAAGTAGGCCAACATTTCTATTGGCAAATAGGGGGTTTCCAAGTGCATGCCCAAGTACTTATAACTTCCTGGGTcgtaattgctatcttattaggTTCAGCCGCTATAGCCGTTCGGAATCCACAAACTATCCCGACCGACGGTCAGAATTTTTTCGAATATGTTCTTGAATTCATTCGAGACGTGAGCAAAACTcaaattggagaagaagaatatggtCCTTGGGTTCCTTTTATTGGAACTCTGttcctatttatttttgtttctaactgGTCAGGTGCTCTTTTACCTTGGAGAATCATACAGTTACCTCATGGGGAGTTAGCTGCACCCACGAATGATATAAATACTACTGTTGCTTTAGCTTTACCCACGTCAGTGGCATATTTCTATGCAGGCCTTACTAAAAAGGGATTGGGTTATTTCGGTAAATATATTCAACCAACTCCAATACTTTTACCAATTAATGTCTTAGAAGATTTCACAAAACCTTTATCACTTAGTTTTCGACTTTTCGGGAATATATTGGCCGATGAATTAgtagttgttgttcttgtttctttagtACCTTTAGTGATTCCTATACCTGTGATGTTCCTCGGATTATTCACAAGCGGtattcaagctctcatttttgcaaccttagccgcggcttatataggtgaatccatGGAAGGTCATCATTGAgtacaaataagaaataagaaaataatgctttgtttgaatttcaaagttcaaacagtcgctttttcttttttcatttcaatcaattcaaaattaagCCCATGAATCTTATTCCAATAAATAATTCATGGGTAGCTCAAGATACCCGCTTGAGGAAATGATTGATATATCAATCTATATTTATGATATGTATGATATAGAGTAGGAACAGATATATATGTACgatattaatatttattatattacgTATTACACTACggaattgtaaaaaaaagggggagattCCCAATTTTTCCTAAGATCCCCCTTTTTTCCTATTCATGTCATACATCGCCTTTATTTGCCCAGTCAATTACGAAGATTCATAATTTGGATAATAAATAATTGTTATCCGTTTGGGACGCGCGACGAAACAACAAGAACTATGTTCTGCGGAACCGTTGCTATTTCATTCCATTCTATTCAACAATTGACCAAAATTGGAATTAAGAGGAGTTggatcaatcaatcaaatcttGATATGGGATGATTCGCTTTGATGAATCTCTTCGTTTGTATCCatgtgagataatgacaaagacaagaaagagtTCACGAATCAGATGAAAAATTCAGTAGGTTAGGTGGGCCGAGCTAcattacatattatatgtgaaCTCCGGTGTATGCTTAGAAGGATGATTCCAGGGTCCGATCCGATTCAATAGAAATAAGATGGCGATGGTTTacattatggaagaaaacatgtatatgtgatagtagatattcatatatatggacTACCCATCTATATTATTTCATTCCCCATCAACTTTctattatatagatatagattccactttaatagatatagattccactttaTTTATATGGATTACGATATATAAGCTCTTCCCTTTTTCGTCTGTGACTTTATTGTATATGTGGATTGAATATGAAGTTAAGCCTATGAATGCATatagagaagatgaaggagggaggaatTGAAAGAGTGGGTTCGgaacaaagaaatagaagaactaaTATGGATTTTCAAAGACTTGGATAGTGAATAAAAACGAGATATTGAAGTAGTTCTGATGATTCAGTAATATCAAATATCATCACATCACTTCTTAACTCAAATTGGGTTCGGAGTTCTTAGTTTAGTTGTATGGATCTTAGTGAtggaatatgaaataataagtaatgtaactaattaatatataatataaatatataacattaataataacattaattatatataagaattcattggtttatttgattatatcattaaccatttcttcattttttgttgtgaggAGCTTACCATGAATCCCCTAATTTCTGCTGCTTCCGTTATTGCTGCTGGATTGGCCGTAGGACTTGCTTCTATTGGACCCGGAGTCGGTCAAGGTACTGCTGCGGGCCAAGCCGTAGAAGGTATTGCTAGACAACCAGAAGCAGAGGGTAAAATACGAGGTACTTTATTGCTTAGTCTGGCTTTTATGGAAGCTTTAACAATTTACGGGCTGGTCGTGGCATTAGCACTTTTATTTGCTAATCCCTTTGTGTAATCCTAGAAacgtgaaaatgtgaaaaatacgtacttcttttcttgctttggcCCTGCCACTTCGCTTCTTCAAATTATATCAACTCAACACTTCACTCCTACAATCACTTCTTCCTTGATCCAATACTCCGGGAAgtactgatttgaggaattagTGGATCCGCTTCCGCTCGCTTTCTTCTTTCCCGCCCTTAGTCCAATGAATgagcattttcccttttttatttattttaggagGGTATGTCGCAATTGACACGAGACTTGGGACTTCATAAGTGTCTTATCGGGGATCTAAATAAGGAGTGAAGtgatacaaaaaaggaaatctttttttattttgttagtcCTATTCCTATCCATAAGATAAGAGGAGAGCATATGAAAAATCTAACcgattctttcgtttttttgggTCACTGGCCATCCGCCGGGAGTTTCGGGTTTAATACCGATATTTTAGCAACAAATCTAATAAATCTAAGTGTAGTGCTTGGTGTATTGATCTTTTTTGGAAAGGGAGTGTGTGCGAGTTGTGTATTTCAAGAATAGGCTGGAACCAACCAGCTGCACTTTATATTTTGCTATTGTAATCTAATAATAGAGAAAGGTGCACGATCTCAACGAATTACTTCTGAATAAATCAATAAGTCCTATGTAAGAACCATAGCATTTCGTGACTCGTTGGTAAATTGGATTCTCTATTAACCAATAATGTGAGACCATTTAGTTAACATGGTTAAAGCTGAACTGTTTGAAGTCTAAGCACAACACGGTACTCTTTCTACCACTGCGTTAGTACAAGATAAGATGGTttcaaaatgcataaatcattttgttgggaatttatttgatatagaacactcatatcaataaaatgatttgaaCCATTGACTGGAAAAACGGGTACCTcgccccttcctttttatctAATGCTGAATCGACGACCTATGtgtataaaatgagaaagaattcttttggatgtgaagaaataaaagaaacgaCTTTGCTGacaattacaagtttttttggTCTGGTCAGAAGAGCCCTCCAGAGATCCTGGGTTTTCTTGTATCAGTTTTTATATCCTGGAATACGAACAGAGAAGAGAGGGTAGGCTCATTAAGAAAGAGATATGGGAATGCCCCATaagtataagtaatttaattgaGCGTGAGAGCCAAATGAATCGAAAGATTCATGTTCGGTTCGGGAAGAGATCGTGGAAGTTGTGGAATTGATGGGGAGATAATCTACTTTCATTAAGTGATTTATTAGATAATCGAAAGCAGAggattttgagtactattcgcAATTCAGAAGAACTATGCGGAGGAGCCGTTGAGCAGCTTGAAAAAGCACGGGCTCGCTTACAGAAAGTGGAAAGGGAAGCGGAAGAGTTTCGAGTGAATGGATACTCtgagatagaacaagaaaagataaatttgattaatgccgcttatcagaatttggaacaattagaaaattacaaaaacgaaAGCATTCATTTCGAACAACAAAGAGCGATTAATCAGGTCCAACAACGAGTTTTCCAACAAGCCTTACAAGGGGCTCTAGGAACTCTGAATAATTGTTTGAACGGCGAGTTACATTTACGCACCATCGGTGCTAATATTGGCATACTTGGGGCCATGAAAGAAATAACCGATTAGTCCTTCTACTATAGGATAggtattatttttctccttttttgcttcCTAGAAAGAATTAAGAGATACTAATGGTAACCATTCGAGCCGAAGAAATTAGTAATATTATCCGCGAACGGATTGAGCAATATAATAGAGAAGTAAAGATTGTGAACACTGGTACCGT includes:
- the LOC126409339 gene encoding 30S ribosomal protein S2, chloroplastic — translated: MTRRYWNIHLEEMMEAGVHFGHGTRKWNPRMAPYISAKRKGIHITNLTRTARFLSEACDLVFDAASRGKHFLIVGTKDKAADSVASAAIRARCHYVNKKWLGGMSTNWSTTETRLQKFRDLRVRAEMGQLSRLPKRDAAILKRQLSHFQTYLGGIKYMTGLPDIVIIIDQQEEYTALRECVTLGIPTICLIDTNCDPDLADIPIPANDDAIASIRLILNKLVSAICQGRSSYIRSR
- the LOC126409338 gene encoding ATP synthase subunit a, chloroplastic, whose product is MNVLPCSINALKGLYEISGVEVGQHFYWQIGGFQVHAQVLITSWVVIAILLGSAAIAVRNPQTIPTDGQNFFEYVLEFIRDVSKTQIGEEEYGPWVPFIGTLFLFIFVSNWSGALLPWRIIQLPHGELAAPTNDINTTVALALPTSVAYFYAGLTKKGLGYFGKYIQPTPILLPINVLEDFTKPLSLSFRLFGNILADELVVVVLVSLVPLVIPIPVMFLGLFTSGIQALIFATLAAAYIGESMEGHH